A genome region from Yoonia vestfoldensis includes the following:
- a CDS encoding Hint domain-containing protein, whose product MADKTFTYTNDFDNPESPVSGNLTTTSQPGTSPGNPGGAPALNTTIQASRQDGDADRELVLYDGRNVGGFAEFFREPFRADSDETAKPVISDFTMNARVDLIDNSGASTGNGKINGYSFNFGNTSTLPGGTGGALENGVSEGLAIRVLPASDRVQIVWNGTVLSQMVSQNSGDFAANLEFLRVLNMNVSVSETGLVRLIMNEELNTATKLELTAQIPQVDGRSGLTSADQSDWGFSFAGRTGLNAGEVWVDDIALSGRIVCFAKGTLITTATGLKAVEDLQTGDLVLTLDHGYQPLRWIGSWHADAATLAAKPQAQPILIRQNALGPHMPSADLTVSPQHRILVASAIVERMCKVPEVCVAAKHLLGHPGVEIAATPEGVTYYHFLCDAHEIVMANGAWAESLLIAPQMYKCLPWSSVTRIFQLFPRLLSLLDNPQPARASLARKQARKLVERHVRNNKPLVTAAFIDPKTASKAG is encoded by the coding sequence ATGGCCGACAAAACATTCACATATACAAATGATTTCGATAATCCCGAATCTCCTGTTTCGGGAAACCTGACCACGACCTCGCAGCCGGGAACCAGCCCGGGGAACCCGGGGGGTGCTCCGGCCTTGAACACGACGATCCAAGCGAGTCGTCAGGATGGTGACGCTGATCGGGAATTGGTGCTGTATGACGGCCGCAACGTCGGCGGCTTTGCCGAATTTTTCCGCGAACCGTTCCGTGCCGATTCAGACGAAACAGCCAAGCCGGTCATTTCAGACTTTACGATGAACGCGCGGGTCGACCTGATTGACAACAGCGGTGCCTCGACCGGCAATGGCAAGATTAACGGTTACTCGTTCAACTTTGGCAACACATCGACCCTGCCGGGCGGCACCGGCGGTGCGCTTGAAAACGGTGTGTCCGAAGGATTGGCGATCAGGGTCCTGCCCGCCAGCGACCGGGTCCAGATCGTCTGGAACGGGACGGTCCTCAGCCAGATGGTTTCGCAAAATTCCGGTGATTTTGCGGCAAATCTGGAGTTTCTGAGGGTTTTGAACATGAACGTATCGGTCAGCGAGACAGGCCTTGTCAGGTTGATCATGAATGAAGAGCTCAATACGGCGACCAAGCTGGAACTGACGGCCCAGATCCCGCAAGTGGATGGACGCTCGGGGTTAACATCTGCAGATCAGTCCGACTGGGGGTTTTCGTTTGCCGGACGGACAGGATTAAATGCCGGTGAAGTCTGGGTCGATGATATTGCCCTGTCCGGGCGGATCGTCTGTTTCGCCAAAGGCACGTTGATCACCACCGCAACCGGCCTCAAAGCGGTCGAAGACCTGCAAACCGGTGACCTGGTGCTGACGCTGGATCACGGATATCAGCCCTTGCGCTGGATCGGCAGCTGGCATGCCGATGCGGCTACGCTGGCGGCAAAACCACAGGCGCAGCCAATATTGATCCGCCAGAATGCGCTGGGGCCGCATATGCCATCGGCCGATCTGACCGTGTCACCGCAGCACCGTATCCTGGTCGCCTCGGCGATTGTGGAACGGATGTGCAAGGTGCCAGAGGTCTGTGTCGCGGCGAAACATCTGCTGGGCCATCCGGGCGTTGAAATCGCCGCCACGCCAGAGGGTGTCACCTATTACCATTTCCTCTGCGACGCGCATGAAATTGTCATGGCCAATGGCGCCTGGGCGGAAAGCCTGCTGATCGCACCGCAGATGTATAAATGCCTGCCTTGGTCGTCAGTGACCCGCATTTTCCAGCTTTTCCCGCGGCTGCTGAGCCTGCTGGACAACCCCCAGCCCGCCCGCGCCAGCCTGGCACGCAAACAGGCCCGCAAGCTGGTGGAACGTCACGTCCGCAACAACAAACCCTTGGTGACAGCGGCTTTCATCGACCCCAAAACTGCATCCAAAGCCGGCTGA
- the groL gene encoding chaperonin GroEL (60 kDa chaperone family; promotes refolding of misfolded polypeptides especially under stressful conditions; forms two stacked rings of heptamers to form a barrel-shaped 14mer; ends can be capped by GroES; misfolded proteins enter the barrel where they are refolded when GroES binds), translating into MAAKEVKFSTDARNRMLKGVNILADAVKVTLGPKGRNVVIDKSFGAPRITKDGVSVAKEIELEDKFENMGAQMVKEVANRTNDEAGDGTTTATVLAQAIVREGMKSVAAGMNPMDLKRGIDLATSKVVEAIKAAARPVNDSDEVAQVGTISANGEAEIGRQIADAMQKVGNEGVITVEENKGLETETVVVEGMQFDRGYLSPYFVTNPEKMTVELEDAIILLHEKKLSSLQPMVPLLESVIQSGKPLLIISEDVEGEALATLVVNKLRGGLKIAAVKAPGFGDRRKAMLQDIAILTGGQVISEDLGMKLENVTIDMLGSAKRISITKDETTIVDGAGDKAEIEARVAQIRGQIEDTSSDYDREKLQERVAKLAGGVAVIRVGGMSEVEVKERKDRVDDALNATRAAVQEGVVVGGGVALIQGGKVLEGLKGANSDQDVGISIIRKAIEAPLRQIAENSGVDGSVVAGKIRESSDKSFGFNAQTEEYGDMFKFGVIDPAKVVRTALQDAASVAGLLITTEAMIADKPSKDGGNAGGGMGDMGGMGGMGGMM; encoded by the coding sequence ATGGCTGCTAAAGAAGTCAAGTTCAGCACCGACGCGCGCAACCGGATGCTCAAGGGTGTCAACATCCTTGCCGACGCCGTCAAGGTGACCCTCGGCCCCAAAGGCCGCAACGTGGTCATCGACAAATCCTTTGGCGCACCGCGCATCACCAAGGACGGTGTGTCCGTGGCCAAGGAAATCGAACTGGAAGACAAGTTCGAGAACATGGGCGCGCAGATGGTCAAAGAAGTGGCCAACCGCACCAATGACGAAGCCGGTGACGGCACCACGACTGCGACCGTTCTGGCACAGGCGATTGTCCGCGAAGGCATGAAATCTGTCGCCGCCGGCATGAACCCGATGGATCTCAAGCGCGGGATCGATCTGGCAACATCGAAAGTCGTCGAAGCGATCAAGGCCGCAGCCCGTCCCGTGAACGACAGCGACGAAGTCGCGCAGGTCGGCACGATCTCTGCCAATGGCGAAGCTGAAATCGGTCGTCAGATCGCCGATGCGATGCAGAAAGTCGGCAATGAAGGCGTGATCACCGTCGAGGAAAACAAGGGTCTGGAAACAGAAACCGTTGTCGTCGAAGGCATGCAGTTCGACCGCGGCTACCTGTCGCCATACTTTGTGACCAACCCAGAGAAAATGACAGTCGAGCTGGAGGATGCGATCATCCTGCTGCACGAAAAGAAACTGTCCTCGCTGCAGCCAATGGTGCCCCTGCTGGAATCCGTGATCCAGTCCGGCAAGCCACTGCTGATCATCTCTGAAGATGTCGAAGGCGAAGCGCTGGCGACTTTGGTCGTCAACAAATTGCGCGGCGGTCTGAAAATCGCAGCGGTCAAGGCCCCCGGCTTTGGCGATCGTCGCAAGGCGATGCTGCAGGATATCGCCATTCTGACCGGTGGTCAGGTGATTTCCGAAGATCTGGGCATGAAGCTGGAAAACGTCACCATCGACATGCTGGGTTCGGCCAAGCGTATCTCGATCACCAAGGACGAGACCACCATCGTTGACGGTGCTGGCGACAAGGCCGAGATCGAAGCCCGCGTTGCGCAGATCCGTGGCCAGATCGAGGATACATCCTCTGATTACGACCGCGAAAAACTGCAGGAACGTGTGGCCAAGCTGGCTGGCGGTGTGGCCGTCATCCGCGTCGGCGGCATGTCCGAAGTCGAAGTGAAAGAGCGCAAAGACCGCGTTGACGATGCGCTGAACGCGACACGTGCCGCTGTCCAGGAAGGCGTTGTCGTCGGTGGCGGTGTGGCCCTGATCCAGGGCGGCAAGGTGCTGGAAGGTCTCAAGGGTGCGAACTCTGACCAGGACGTCGGTATTTCGATCATCCGCAAGGCGATCGAGGCACCGCTGCGCCAGATCGCGGAAAACTCGGGCGTGGACGGTTCTGTTGTTGCGGGCAAGATCCGCGAAAGCAGCGACAAGTCCTTTGGCTTTAACGCGCAGACCGAAGAATATGGCGACATGTTCAAGTTCGGCGTCATCGACCCGGCCAAAGTTGTCCGTACAGCCCTGCAAGATGCGGCATCCGTCGCAGGCCTGCTGATCACCACCGAAGCCATGATCGCCGACAAACCGTCGAAAGACGGCGGCAATGCCGGCGGCGGCATGGGTGACATGGGCGGTATGGGTGGCATGGGCGGCATGATGTAA
- a CDS encoding co-chaperone GroES, which yields MAFKPLHDRVLVRRIESDAKTKGGLLIPDTAKEKPAEGEIVSVGEGARKDSGELIPMAVKAGDKVLFGKWSGTEVRIDGEELLIMKESDILGIM from the coding sequence ATGGCATTTAAACCACTTCACGATCGCGTATTGGTCCGCCGTATCGAAAGCGATGCGAAGACCAAGGGCGGTCTGCTGATTCCCGATACCGCCAAGGAAAAGCCCGCAGAGGGTGAAATCGTCAGCGTGGGCGAAGGCGCGCGCAAGGACAGCGGCGAGCTGATCCCGATGGCCGTCAAGGCAGGCGACAAAGTGCTGTTTGGCAAATGGTCCGGCACCGAAGTCCGCATCGACGGCGAAGAGCTGTTGATCATGAAGGAAAGCGACATCCTCGGGATCATGTGA
- the ccoS gene encoding cbb3-type cytochrome oxidase assembly protein CcoS — translation MNVLVILIPVSLVLGALGLAAFLWSLRANQYEDLEGDAWRILSEDDKTPPDKP, via the coding sequence ATGAACGTTCTTGTGATCCTGATCCCCGTCTCGCTGGTGCTGGGGGCCTTGGGCCTTGCCGCCTTCTTGTGGAGCTTGCGGGCCAATCAATACGAAGACCTTGAAGGCGACGCATGGCGCATCCTGTCAGAGGATGACAAGACACCGCCCGACAAGCCCTGA
- a CDS encoding heavy metal translocating P-type ATPase — MSDTAACPACIGIPEGTLKKAASRGVEQVMLSLPAIHCVACITGAERALEQLDGVASARVNLSMKRVTVGLDRPMAPETLIDALELAGFEARSLDASLLSAEKDPVGSALMTRIAVSGFAMMNVMLMSVAIWSGAMGATQHMFHLISAAISIPAVAYAGQPFFQHAWSALRVRRLNMDVPISLALILTTGMSLFETVYGGEHAYFEAAVSLVFFLLIGRYLDHRSRKAAASAAAQLAALEVPRVMRLRDGAREMVDFADLAVGDLVLVLPGGRIPVDGTVTEGASQIDRSMLTGESRLHHAATGAQVTAGEVNMTGPLTIRAATVGMDTTLRKMVTMVDAAEALRNKYTAIADRAAAFYSPMVHLLALVTFAGWVFWSGDIRLSVNIAVAVLIITCPCALGLAVPAVSTIAAGRLFRAGLLVKDGTALERLAEVDTVVFDKTGTLTMPVASRDALTADEQAVALALTQDASHPVSQAIAAALQGVTPASLTAQKEHSGKGLGAIWQGQSVRLGSGAWLGAGTGTYLQIGENAPRKITLHAGLREGAQALVAAWQKQGLAVHLVSGDDRGETARVARVLGIDRWQAETQPEDKIRYIEALSKAGAKVLMVGDGLNDTGALSAAYASLSPATAADASRAASDIVLLNDSLTPLIELPLVARAAKKRIVENFAISAAYNVIAIPIAVAGFATPLLAAIAMSTSSITVLVNALRLKGRV; from the coding sequence ATGAGCGATACAGCCGCCTGCCCTGCCTGTATCGGCATCCCCGAAGGCACACTGAAAAAGGCCGCCTCGCGCGGGGTTGAACAGGTCATGCTGTCCTTGCCCGCGATCCATTGCGTCGCCTGTATCACCGGCGCCGAACGCGCACTGGAACAGCTGGACGGCGTCGCCTCTGCCCGCGTCAACCTGTCGATGAAACGCGTGACGGTTGGTCTTGACCGCCCCATGGCCCCCGAAACATTGATCGATGCGCTGGAACTGGCGGGCTTCGAGGCGCGCAGCCTTGATGCCAGCCTGCTGAGCGCGGAAAAAGACCCTGTCGGCAGCGCGCTGATGACCCGCATCGCGGTCTCGGGCTTTGCCATGATGAATGTGATGCTGATGTCGGTGGCGATCTGGTCCGGTGCGATGGGTGCGACGCAGCATATGTTCCACCTGATCAGTGCGGCGATTTCCATCCCCGCTGTCGCCTATGCGGGCCAGCCTTTCTTTCAGCATGCCTGGTCCGCGCTGCGCGTGCGGCGGCTGAACATGGATGTGCCGATCTCGCTGGCCTTGATCCTGACGACGGGCATGTCCCTGTTCGAGACCGTCTATGGCGGCGAACACGCCTATTTCGAGGCGGCGGTATCGCTGGTGTTCTTCCTGCTGATCGGGCGCTATCTGGACCATCGCAGCCGCAAGGCCGCGGCCTCTGCCGCCGCACAACTGGCGGCGTTAGAGGTCCCGCGCGTCATGCGCCTGCGGGATGGCGCGCGCGAGATGGTCGATTTCGCCGATCTTGCCGTCGGCGATCTGGTGCTGGTTCTGCCGGGCGGGCGTATCCCCGTGGATGGCACCGTGACCGAGGGCGCCAGCCAGATCGACCGGTCCATGCTGACCGGCGAAAGCCGCCTGCACCATGCCGCCACCGGCGCGCAGGTCACGGCAGGCGAGGTCAATATGACCGGCCCGCTGACGATCCGTGCGGCGACCGTGGGCATGGACACGACGCTGCGCAAGATGGTCACCATGGTCGATGCGGCCGAGGCCCTGCGCAACAAATACACCGCCATCGCCGACCGCGCGGCGGCATTCTATTCGCCGATGGTGCATCTGTTGGCGCTGGTGACCTTTGCGGGCTGGGTGTTCTGGTCGGGCGATATCCGTTTGTCGGTGAATATCGCCGTGGCCGTGCTGATCATCACCTGCCCCTGCGCTTTGGGGCTGGCGGTGCCTGCGGTATCCACCATCGCGGCGGGGCGTCTGTTCCGCGCAGGATTGCTGGTCAAGGACGGCACAGCGCTGGAACGGTTAGCCGAAGTGGATACCGTTGTATTTGACAAGACCGGCACGCTGACCATGCCGGTGGCCAGCCGTGATGCGCTGACGGCAGATGAACAGGCCGTGGCCCTTGCGCTGACCCAAGACGCAAGCCACCCCGTATCGCAGGCCATCGCCGCTGCATTGCAAGGCGTGACCCCCGCCAGCCTGACCGCGCAGAAAGAACATTCCGGCAAGGGCCTTGGCGCGATCTGGCAGGGCCAGAGTGTTCGTCTTGGGTCCGGCGCATGGCTGGGCGCTGGCACGGGCACCTATCTGCAGATCGGCGAGAATGCGCCGCGCAAGATCACGCTGCACGCCGGTCTGCGCGAGGGCGCACAGGCCTTGGTCGCCGCATGGCAAAAACAGGGGCTGGCCGTGCATCTGGTATCCGGCGATGACCGGGGCGAAACAGCGCGGGTCGCGCGGGTCTTGGGCATCGACCGCTGGCAGGCCGAAACCCAGCCCGAGGATAAGATCCGCTATATCGAGGCCCTGTCCAAAGCCGGCGCCAAGGTCTTGATGGTCGGCGACGGGTTGAACGACACCGGCGCGTTAAGCGCGGCCTATGCCTCGCTGTCGCCTGCCACCGCCGCCGATGCCTCGCGCGCGGCATCCGATATCGTGCTGTTGAACGACAGCCTGACCCCGCTGATCGAATTGCCATTGGTCGCGCGGGCGGCCAAGAAACGGATCGTGGAAAACTTTGCCATCTCGGCGGCCTATAATGTCATCGCGATCCCGATTGCGGTTGCCGGTTTCGCCACCCCGCTGCTGGCCGCGATTGCCATGTCCACCTCGTCGATCACCGTGCTGGTGAACGCGCTACGCCTGAAAGGACGGGTATGA
- a CDS encoding FixH family protein — translation MTADIQKPREFTGKHMLAVMVGGFGIIITVNFGMAYMAVSTFPGVEARSTYVASQTFEVNRTAQDALGWDVVATLDDGLLTLAIHDADGAPVQPKVRKAIFGRATHTGEDHTPDFAWNGTALAAMVPSRDGYWNLRLELESADGTIFRRRIQLRDR, via the coding sequence ATGACCGCAGATATCCAAAAACCCCGTGAATTCACCGGCAAACATATGCTGGCCGTCATGGTCGGCGGGTTCGGGATCATCATCACCGTCAATTTCGGCATGGCCTATATGGCGGTATCTACCTTTCCCGGCGTCGAGGCGCGCAGCACCTATGTCGCCAGCCAGACCTTCGAGGTGAACCGCACCGCACAGGACGCGCTGGGCTGGGATGTGGTTGCCACGCTGGATGATGGCTTGCTGACGCTGGCGATCCATGATGCGGATGGCGCGCCGGTCCAACCCAAGGTGCGCAAGGCGATCTTTGGCCGCGCCACCCATACCGGCGAGGATCATACCCCCGATTTCGCATGGAATGGCACGGCGCTGGCCGCGATGGTGCCGTCGCGCGATGGCTATTGGAACCTGCGGCTGGAACTGGAATCCGCGGATGGCACGATTTTCCGCCGCCGTATCCAGTTGCGTGACAGATGA